The following coding sequences lie in one Kamptonema formosum PCC 6407 genomic window:
- the cas10d gene encoding type I-D CRISPR-associated protein Cas10d/Csc3 yields the protein MSDFLQFIGLEDKPILTQFIEEVANKGLQQYQKAIQYGVHQGQSLYNHVVSGVFLIHSLQEILQLEEIELKTLTIAFCVHDLNKTYEGTARSYGEIATPDNVAKEIEKVGFYSFFENLCDYLEDITEIIRGHSGHNSVRGDSLDRRSDSTRLGKARLKELCHIIRAADVGDLSQGYSERKHKQTFLSHINRFTHRQYCFIAHQVSEQRGILTNIIHNQVAEFLSEKFEALPVFLYSQGTHYLVPVGTQLDLADSDLVKIGESVEQTINKMKSEEYGKFIKAGNQGIKIDEELLSLQLPYLEIFGQVNTIIQHKHYDLEEVNRKYRKKLEDELPNKKELEKRLIQRWLEKTRLMPVDEETMRFGELLRTFYIFLKKHRTQELAERNKSFRDPWIYIYQLLEIQDSEQYNVLDPLYVRAYVIVKNLSITYDILLNLMIQEANSLDGEEEQDDSETKTKLAAQISPLVSYVKNNLTFDFAEFTTQNFTNHLKVYYENNHKQSCYASAAFEASKWMSGNVPQGIKVQKFSNRLIGGHGEPKRYVDPVVREQFSIEKLNYRSSGDKFMYLHIMPYSFMTAPFIENFKNIFQQLNKLDVSAVSLSLKEALEFFRKQCYCILPIKNQKTTGILVPNHSEVVGNTISLPLTTVGDNKTEKYLNAIEYALMIHKHFGVKVLLSESSIPILNLTEHREVDIFLDGVPSTLRGLVPSEEIRFQRDRSKEPLGSGDILWQRLLAIRGMYDVLWTDSKENELVAMATAFTQSENHIFFVVDRLIEKKAQFMNKRKKVDKEVAALSLTRQLKEWI from the coding sequence ATGTCTGACTTCCTGCAATTTATAGGGCTTGAAGATAAACCCATTTTAACTCAGTTCATTGAAGAAGTGGCTAACAAAGGACTTCAGCAATATCAAAAAGCGATTCAGTATGGAGTGCATCAAGGACAGTCACTCTACAACCATGTTGTATCTGGTGTTTTTTTAATTCACTCATTACAAGAGATTCTTCAACTAGAAGAAATAGAGTTAAAGACTCTAACAATCGCTTTCTGCGTACACGATCTAAATAAAACTTATGAAGGAACAGCGAGAAGTTACGGTGAGATAGCTACTCCTGATAATGTTGCTAAGGAAATTGAAAAAGTAGGCTTTTATAGCTTTTTTGAAAATCTCTGTGATTACCTTGAAGATATCACAGAGATAATTCGAGGACATTCAGGACATAACAGTGTTCGAGGAGATTCCTTAGATCGCCGTTCTGACTCAACTCGGCTTGGTAAGGCACGACTCAAAGAACTATGTCACATTATTCGAGCTGCTGACGTTGGCGACTTATCTCAAGGCTACTCAGAGCGCAAACATAAACAAACTTTTCTCAGCCATATCAACAGATTTACCCATCGCCAATATTGTTTTATCGCTCACCAAGTATCAGAGCAGCGCGGAATACTAACCAACATTATTCATAATCAAGTAGCAGAGTTTTTATCTGAAAAGTTTGAGGCGCTGCCAGTTTTTCTGTATTCACAAGGAACTCATTATCTCGTTCCTGTAGGAACACAGCTAGATTTAGCTGACAGTGACCTTGTGAAAATAGGTGAGTCAGTTGAGCAAACAATTAACAAAATGAAGTCTGAAGAGTATGGCAAGTTTATAAAAGCCGGTAATCAAGGAATAAAGATTGATGAAGAACTCTTATCACTTCAACTACCCTACTTAGAAATATTTGGTCAGGTAAATACAATTATTCAGCATAAGCATTATGACTTAGAAGAAGTTAATAGAAAATATCGAAAAAAACTTGAAGATGAACTTCCAAACAAAAAAGAATTAGAAAAGAGACTTATTCAAAGGTGGCTTGAGAAAACTAGGCTGATGCCAGTTGATGAAGAAACAATGCGTTTTGGAGAATTACTAAGAACCTTCTATATTTTTTTGAAAAAGCATCGTACACAAGAATTAGCGGAACGTAATAAGAGTTTCCGAGATCCCTGGATTTACATATATCAATTACTAGAAATTCAAGACTCTGAGCAATACAATGTCTTAGATCCGCTTTATGTCAGAGCTTATGTTATTGTAAAAAATCTATCTATTACTTATGATATTTTGCTCAACCTCATGATTCAAGAAGCTAATTCATTAGATGGTGAAGAAGAGCAGGATGATTCGGAAACAAAAACAAAGCTTGCTGCTCAAATAAGTCCTTTAGTTTCCTATGTGAAAAATAATCTAACTTTTGACTTCGCAGAGTTTACTACTCAAAACTTTACCAATCACCTAAAGGTTTATTACGAAAATAATCATAAGCAATCTTGTTATGCTAGTGCTGCTTTTGAAGCATCTAAATGGATGTCAGGAAATGTGCCACAGGGTATAAAAGTACAAAAATTTTCTAACAGACTGATTGGAGGTCATGGTGAGCCTAAAAGATACGTTGATCCAGTTGTCCGCGAGCAGTTTTCGATTGAAAAGCTGAACTATCGTTCAAGTGGTGATAAATTTATGTATTTACATATCATGCCATATTCATTTATGACGGCTCCATTTATCGAGAACTTCAAAAATATTTTTCAGCAACTCAATAAATTGGATGTATCAGCAGTTAGCCTTTCTTTAAAAGAAGCTCTTGAATTTTTTAGAAAGCAATGCTACTGTATATTGCCCATCAAAAATCAAAAAACCACAGGGATTTTAGTTCCTAATCATTCAGAAGTAGTTGGCAATACTATTTCTCTACCTTTAACTACAGTTGGAGATAATAAAACAGAAAAATACCTCAATGCTATAGAATATGCTTTAATGATTCACAAACACTTTGGAGTTAAGGTTTTATTAAGTGAATCATCAATACCTATTTTAAACCTAACCGAGCATCGTGAAGTAGATATTTTTCTTGATGGTGTACCTTCAACTCTACGCGGTTTAGTTCCATCTGAAGAAATACGTTTTCAACGCGATCGCAGTAAAGAACCTCTTGGAAGTGGAGATATTTTATGGCAAAGGCTTCTGGCAATTCGTGGAATGTATGACGTGCTTTGGACTGATTCTAAAGAAAATGAATTAGTAGCTATGGCTACAGCATTTACACAGTCAGAAAATCACATCTTTTTTGTGGTTGACCGTTTAATTGAGAAAAAGGCTCAGTTTATGAACAAGCGTAAAAAAGTTGACAAAGAAGTTGCTGCGTTGAGTTTAACTAGGCAACTTAAAGAGTGGATATAG
- the cas7d gene encoding type I-D CRISPR-associated protein Cas7/Csc2 — translation MSILTKPEYVKFLQERYQEYPQGKYVNLILIRKTESEAIFRTEGSGEPLCREFVQAGVQKRKTDPIQRVVITKRKQTAVERRTGREDLRKQNLLCLNEDGASHPDSIDAYIYGYAVGQGGAQKSRVITEDAFSVLPVSQVVDIRTSNALFETGTMRDTRDEGAEASTSLFGSEYVRPETHFLDIETLKDVTPDELFYVLGNILRSSRYGAVSSRIGKVKNTLAQVIFSDTEIFSTLELTQRVYDILPRDSQDEELDFPLADDVLLQAAINSSSELVQQVFGQYQIMTDADRNSLIEEVRTIYRDPATFLQRLANSYRRG, via the coding sequence ATGAGTATTTTGACCAAACCAGAATATGTCAAGTTTTTGCAGGAGCGTTATCAAGAGTATCCGCAAGGTAAGTATGTGAATTTGATTCTAATCCGCAAGACAGAATCAGAGGCTATCTTCCGTACTGAAGGAAGTGGAGAACCACTTTGTCGAGAGTTTGTACAAGCAGGTGTTCAGAAACGCAAAACCGATCCAATTCAAAGGGTAGTAATCACTAAAAGAAAGCAAACCGCAGTAGAACGGCGAACGGGTCGAGAAGATTTGCGAAAGCAAAACTTGCTTTGTCTAAATGAAGATGGTGCCAGTCATCCAGATTCAATAGATGCTTACATCTATGGATATGCAGTAGGTCAAGGTGGCGCTCAGAAGTCTCGCGTAATCACTGAAGATGCTTTTTCAGTTCTACCTGTTAGTCAAGTTGTCGATATCCGCACTTCTAATGCACTGTTTGAAACCGGAACAATGAGAGATACAAGAGATGAAGGTGCTGAAGCATCAACTAGCTTGTTTGGTAGTGAGTATGTGCGTCCCGAAACCCACTTCTTAGACATCGAAACTCTTAAGGATGTGACTCCAGACGAATTGTTTTATGTCTTGGGTAACATTCTTCGTAGTAGTCGCTACGGCGCAGTGTCTTCTCGTATCGGCAAGGTCAAGAATACTCTTGCTCAAGTTATCTTCAGCGATACTGAGATTTTTAGCACCCTAGAGCTAACGCAGCGAGTGTATGACATTTTGCCTCGTGATAGTCAGGATGAAGAATTAGACTTTCCCTTAGCAGATGATGTTTTACTTCAGGCTGCCATCAATTCTTCTAGTGAACTCGTGCAACAAGTATTTGGTCAATATCAAATTATGACTGATGCGGATCGTAATTCACTAATTGAAGAAGTGAGAACTATTTACCGAGATCCAGCAACCTTTCTACAACGTCTTGCAAACTCATACAGGCGAGGTTAA
- the cas3 gene encoding type I-D CRISPR-associated helicase Cas3', with translation MDSITIKLNPHYELLAELSEVPDKIQQVIEYPLDHQIKTYQSQKSFDLVLNTFPTGTGKTKAALLHLLDNPQANTLLIAPTNELIRQHKRDVEEFVKIATLPHIVCEVNAKLLHNIDPENRLYRQGERFYRLMTNPMEFAEQLGIPEKQRSSRCPIILITNPDLFYYSLYSCYHNLDKRNVFEAIFADFEYIIIDEFHYYNAKQLANFLFFIALSLELGYFQNVNRKMCLLSATPDAEVYNYLERLASQGLRWKAIKPEFVDSSYSRAVKTLTPVKLTFAACMDLDEYLKKSAFEVKSKVRNSLDGALISNCLIDINRAVSHLKAAGLTANEDFGRITGAVSRQEREISAKKPLILATPTVDIGYNFVKQAKTRQNLDFVFFTARYADEFWQRLGRVGRVLGKVEQDLESEAVALVSSEVLEKICTYGNDFLMSISRDKLKRIFDESSAFIQKPFLCEYISSYAILESFRPLYELRKQMRHPERIEEAFEQVRLLFAPGSKKRYQHYVYSLCRFNSLQKASVKDIYGDCLIREFLNTASFWTTGNENNPEVEKSFPDFKKKLQAKNIKCLEIIQNYVSEEYYALSSLFSFRDSFKSLTCAVYDPSKIFTDHEDIAYYDLFHLLKYYDLHWYSSYQDFMSVYCESEKIQAADLYCRVNRHKSKKDNLVVSFSLESTFEPEFFTRRYCDKPIAIKGFKLLVSRIDGSPFPLSPQLTEAIKDNYITCLLFPEQGAAEGEIREHTKDMQISYPSVSVTFPDSKQRNYKALLGINAYLVGARIQKYLYALEKKTEFWSSNPGFQADTARTCF, from the coding sequence ATGGACTCAATAACGATAAAGCTAAACCCACACTATGAACTCTTAGCTGAGCTATCTGAAGTCCCAGATAAGATTCAGCAAGTTATCGAATATCCACTCGATCATCAAATCAAAACTTACCAGTCACAAAAGAGTTTTGACTTAGTTCTCAATACTTTTCCAACAGGAACAGGCAAGACAAAGGCTGCTCTACTTCATTTACTGGATAACCCGCAAGCTAATACCTTACTCATTGCTCCTACTAATGAGCTAATTCGTCAGCACAAGAGAGATGTTGAGGAGTTTGTAAAAATAGCAACTTTACCCCATATTGTCTGTGAAGTAAATGCAAAACTACTGCACAACATCGATCCAGAGAATAGGTTGTATCGACAAGGGGAAAGATTTTATCGGTTAATGACGAATCCTATGGAGTTTGCTGAACAACTAGGAATTCCAGAGAAACAGCGTTCTTCTCGCTGTCCTATTATTCTTATAACGAACCCTGACTTGTTCTATTACAGCCTCTACAGTTGCTACCATAATCTTGACAAGCGTAATGTTTTTGAAGCGATTTTTGCTGACTTTGAATACATTATTATTGATGAGTTTCACTATTATAATGCCAAACAATTAGCAAACTTTCTATTTTTTATAGCTTTATCGCTAGAGTTAGGATATTTCCAGAATGTAAATCGTAAAATGTGTTTACTATCAGCTACACCCGATGCAGAAGTCTATAATTATCTTGAGCGACTAGCGTCACAAGGATTGCGGTGGAAAGCCATTAAACCTGAATTTGTAGATTCCAGTTACTCCCGTGCTGTTAAAACTTTAACACCTGTTAAGCTAACTTTTGCTGCCTGTATGGATTTAGATGAATACCTGAAAAAATCTGCATTTGAAGTCAAATCTAAAGTGCGTAACTCATTAGATGGAGCTTTGATTAGTAACTGCCTAATTGATATTAACAGGGCAGTAAGCCATTTGAAAGCAGCAGGACTAACAGCCAACGAAGACTTCGGTCGAATTACAGGTGCAGTCTCGCGTCAAGAACGCGAAATATCCGCTAAAAAGCCGTTGATTTTAGCTACTCCTACTGTAGATATTGGCTACAATTTTGTTAAACAAGCTAAAACACGCCAAAACCTAGATTTTGTATTTTTTACAGCCCGATATGCTGATGAGTTTTGGCAAAGACTAGGCAGGGTAGGGCGAGTTTTAGGTAAGGTTGAGCAGGATTTGGAATCAGAAGCAGTTGCTTTAGTTTCATCAGAAGTTTTGGAGAAAATTTGTACTTATGGAAATGATTTTTTAATGTCAATTAGCCGAGACAAACTTAAAAGGATATTCGATGAATCTAGTGCATTTATACAAAAACCATTTCTGTGTGAATATATCAGTTCTTATGCCATTCTCGAATCTTTCCGCCCTCTGTACGAACTCAGAAAGCAGATGCGACATCCTGAACGAATCGAGGAAGCGTTTGAGCAAGTTCGGTTATTATTTGCACCAGGAAGCAAAAAAAGATATCAACATTATGTTTATAGTCTTTGTAGATTCAATTCACTACAAAAAGCATCAGTTAAAGATATTTACGGCGATTGTTTGATTCGTGAGTTTCTTAATACAGCTAGTTTTTGGACTACTGGTAATGAGAATAACCCAGAAGTAGAAAAAAGTTTTCCTGACTTTAAAAAAAAGTTGCAGGCAAAGAATATTAAATGTTTAGAGATTATTCAGAACTATGTCTCAGAGGAATATTATGCTTTGTCCAGTTTGTTTAGCTTTCGCGACTCTTTTAAATCATTGACTTGTGCTGTTTACGATCCTTCAAAAATATTTACAGATCATGAAGATATTGCTTACTACGATTTGTTTCATTTACTAAAGTATTACGATCTGCATTGGTACAGTTCGTATCAAGATTTTATGTCTGTTTATTGTGAGTCTGAGAAAATACAAGCTGCTGACCTTTACTGTCGAGTCAATCGGCATAAAAGTAAGAAAGATAATCTCGTTGTCTCTTTTAGTTTGGAAAGTACGTTTGAACCAGAGTTTTTTACAAGACGCTACTGCGATAAACCGATAGCTATCAAAGGATTCAAGCTTTTAGTCTCTAGGATTGATGGCTCACCTTTTCCACTGTCACCACAACTTACTGAAGCAATCAAAGACAATTATATTACCTGTTTATTATTTCCAGAGCAGGGCGCAGCAGAAGGAGAAATTCGAGAACACACTAAAGATATGCAAATTAGTTATCCTTCTGTATCAGTTACTTTTCCTGATTCTAAGCAAAGGAATTATAAAGCACTTCTTGGAATTAACGCTTACTTAGTTGGTGCAAGAATTCAAAAGTACCTTTACGCACTAGAAAAGAAAACAGAATTTTGGAGTTCTAATCCTGGATTTCAAGCTGATACCGCTCGCACATGTTTTTAA
- the cas2 gene encoding CRISPR-associated endonuclease Cas2 has translation MYFFICYDVPEDKRRTKIHKILKSYGQWMQYSGFECADLNETQYAKMRSRLAKIIKPEEDSILFIPLCACCRGKIERIGGIAPADRSIFFA, from the coding sequence ATGTACTTTTTCATTTGTTACGATGTTCCTGAAGATAAACGCCGGACTAAGATTCACAAGATTCTTAAGTCTTACGGTCAATGGATGCAGTACAGTGGGTTTGAGTGTGCCGATTTGAATGAGACGCAGTATGCGAAAATGCGATCGCGCCTTGCTAAAATCATCAAGCCGGAAGAGGATAGTATTCTGTTTATTCCTCTGTGTGCTTGCTGTCGGGGTAAGATTGAGCGCATTGGCGGGATTGCGCCAGCGGACAGGAGTATCTTTTTTGCCTAG
- the cas6 gene encoding CRISPR-associated endoribonuclease Cas6, with amino-acid sequence MPHSLILNLLPLAPIPPGYLTGRHLHALFLTLVSSADKKLGDYLHEATADKAFTLSPLQTQKYHSNKHYPLQWEHHQPIPAHTPCWWRITLIDDTLFGKLTELWLNLNPKHPWHLGPADLQITGILGTPQFNQPWANACTYSQLYQQASETNRIIAFSFATPTAFRQGDYDSVIPTRECVFNSLLSRWNKYSGVEIASSSIESLFSSFVNIKTEILADSRSKFIGIVGEVTYRILGDVEPLVIKQINALADFSLYCGLGRKTTMGMGITRRIPIKIIPDVADKSAEKISQQISAIQSIFEG; translated from the coding sequence ATGCCCCACAGCCTCATCCTCAATCTCCTACCCCTGGCCCCAATTCCCCCCGGATACCTAACAGGAAGACACCTCCACGCCCTATTCCTCACCCTCGTGAGCTCCGCAGACAAAAAACTCGGTGACTACCTCCACGAAGCCACAGCGGATAAAGCCTTCACCCTCAGCCCTTTACAAACCCAAAAATATCACTCTAATAAACATTATCCCCTCCAATGGGAACATCATCAACCTATACCCGCCCACACTCCCTGCTGGTGGCGAATTACTCTCATAGATGATACTTTATTCGGCAAATTAACTGAGCTCTGGCTCAATCTTAATCCTAAGCATCCTTGGCATCTTGGCCCTGCCGATTTACAGATTACTGGTATTCTGGGAACGCCTCAATTTAATCAGCCTTGGGCTAATGCTTGCACTTACTCTCAATTGTATCAGCAAGCATCGGAAACTAATCGGATTATTGCTTTCAGTTTTGCTACGCCTACTGCTTTTCGACAGGGAGATTATGACTCGGTTATCCCGACTAGAGAATGCGTTTTTAACAGTCTCTTAAGCCGATGGAATAAATACAGTGGCGTGGAAATTGCCAGCTCTTCTATTGAATCACTTTTTTCTAGTTTTGTCAACATCAAAACGGAGATTTTAGCAGATTCTCGGAGCAAGTTTATCGGGATTGTCGGGGAAGTGACTTACCGGATTTTGGGAGATGTTGAACCCTTAGTTATTAAGCAAATTAATGCTTTAGCTGATTTTAGTCTCTACTGCGGACTGGGGAGGAAAACCACGATGGGGATGGGAATAACTCGACGGATTCCTATTAAGATTATTCCCGATGTGGCTGATAAGAGTGCTGAGAAGATTTCACAACAGATTTCTGCTATTCAATCAATTTTTGAAGGGTAA
- the cas5d gene encoding type I-D CRISPR-associated protein Cas5/Csc1: MLVYQCELTLLENTFFSSREINDLYLTEPLIGNYALAYALGLAQAPYRNRGEIYYYEHLSRLNQQEIYITPATIPEGHEPKFSFSQFNSVPDGYWYAMGKNCLVQRPDGYDSVYDTKNKVWYIVNRQTGKRTKEKAVNYPQVGFIKMMGIGTVLHFFVITTKELILPRYIRLGKFMSKARVAVTLYENPAIVSRQHQTVKYLLNPLDLPQGMQVTSYDTYNIHPVPLIRNANLTGHFMGLDNNLYLPAGMKFGIEFLQPSAAS, encoded by the coding sequence ATGTTGGTTTATCAGTGTGAACTAACGCTGCTGGAAAACACTTTTTTCAGTAGTAGGGAAATCAATGATCTCTACTTAACAGAACCCTTGATTGGTAACTATGCTCTTGCCTATGCACTTGGTTTAGCTCAGGCTCCTTATCGAAATAGAGGAGAAATCTATTATTACGAACATCTGAGCCGATTGAATCAACAGGAAATTTACATTACACCAGCCACAATACCCGAAGGGCACGAGCCAAAGTTTTCTTTCTCTCAATTCAATTCTGTACCTGATGGTTACTGGTATGCGATGGGGAAAAACTGCCTAGTTCAACGACCTGATGGTTATGATTCAGTTTACGATACCAAAAACAAAGTTTGGTACATAGTTAACAGGCAAACAGGCAAAAGAACAAAAGAAAAGGCTGTCAACTATCCTCAAGTTGGCTTTATCAAAATGATGGGGATTGGTACTGTATTGCACTTCTTTGTCATAACAACGAAGGAATTGATTTTACCTCGCTACATACGGTTAGGAAAATTTATGAGCAAGGCAAGAGTAGCTGTCACTCTTTACGAAAATCCTGCGATAGTCAGCCGCCAACATCAAACAGTTAAGTATTTACTAAATCCTCTCGATTTACCACAGGGAATGCAAGTAACTAGCTATGACACATATAATATTCATCCTGTCCCTCTGATACGCAATGCAAATCTGACTGGTCATTTTATGGGGCTAGACAACAATCTATATCTGCCAGCAGGTATGAAATTTGGCATTGAATTTTTACAACCTTCAGCCGCTAGTTAA
- the cas4 gene encoding CRISPR-associated protein Cas4, whose translation MNEIDYVSIAALNQYSYCPHRCWRMFCAGEFSDNQYTIEGTSLHERVHTMGEINRDETWQVRAIWLKSEKYQLIGKSDLIESAEGKLYPVEYKRGKKGEWDNDELQVCAQALCLEEMTGQTITQGYVYYAQSHQRQLVEISAQLRQSAIATVKTLQILLQTGKMPPAIYSKRCQGCSLKEQCLPQVAQKMTRYQEVN comes from the coding sequence ATGAATGAAATTGACTACGTTTCTATTGCGGCGCTGAATCAGTACAGCTATTGTCCTCACCGCTGTTGGCGAATGTTTTGTGCGGGGGAATTTTCGGATAATCAATATACTATTGAAGGGACAAGTTTGCACGAGCGGGTGCATACTATGGGTGAGATTAACCGCGATGAAACTTGGCAAGTTAGGGCGATTTGGCTTAAGTCGGAAAAATATCAACTGATTGGTAAATCGGATTTAATTGAGTCGGCGGAGGGTAAGTTATACCCGGTTGAATATAAGCGGGGAAAGAAGGGTGAATGGGATAATGATGAGTTACAAGTTTGCGCTCAAGCTTTGTGTTTGGAGGAGATGACGGGACAAACAATTACTCAGGGTTATGTCTATTATGCTCAATCTCATCAACGGCAATTGGTGGAGATTTCGGCACAGTTAAGACAAAGCGCGATCGCGACTGTTAAAACCTTACAAATCTTACTACAAACTGGTAAGATGCCGCCAGCTATTTACAGTAAAAGGTGTCAAGGTTGCAGCTTGAAAGAGCAATGTTTACCTCAAGTTGCTCAGAAAATGACGCGCTATCAAGAAGTTAATTAA
- the cas1d gene encoding type I-D CRISPR-associated endonuclease Cas1d has translation MGTLYINQDDVFIGKTDERLNVKLKNQTLQDVPLIHLDGVVIMGRATISPAAIDELMQRKIPLTFLSDTGHFLGKLEPELSKNIFVRNAQWKAAGETPQAIHVVQGFIRGKLKNYRNSLTQTKRDHSELNLESAIDRISDIIVKIDKTHNIDSLRGLEGAGSAAYFGVFNQLIRAEGFVFKPRHRPATDPVNSLMNFAYTLLRHDVQSAINIVGFDPYLGYLHVQRYGRVGLAFDLMEEFRPLVADNMIFNAINRRIITINDFTVEPISNVVRLSVEGRKEFLKAYEKKKQSEFKHPVLGKKCTYQEAFEIQARLLAKYLMGEIDQYPPLVLR, from the coding sequence ATGGGAACACTTTACATCAATCAAGATGATGTTTTTATTGGCAAAACTGATGAACGATTGAACGTTAAGCTCAAAAATCAAACCTTACAAGATGTGCCGTTAATTCATTTAGACGGCGTAGTAATTATGGGACGGGCGACGATTTCCCCCGCTGCGATTGATGAACTTATGCAGCGGAAAATTCCGCTGACTTTTCTCTCGGATACTGGACACTTTTTAGGTAAGCTAGAACCAGAGTTAAGTAAAAATATCTTCGTGCGTAATGCCCAGTGGAAAGCAGCAGGGGAAACTCCCCAAGCGATTCACGTTGTTCAGGGTTTTATTCGGGGGAAGTTGAAGAATTATCGCAATAGTTTAACCCAAACTAAGCGGGATCATTCCGAACTAAATCTGGAATCAGCAATCGATCGGATTTCTGACATTATTGTCAAAATTGACAAAACTCATAATATTGATTCTTTGCGAGGGTTGGAAGGTGCTGGAAGTGCGGCTTATTTTGGGGTTTTTAACCAATTAATTCGGGCTGAAGGGTTTGTATTTAAACCTCGACATCGACCAGCCACAGATCCCGTTAATTCTTTGATGAATTTTGCTTACACTTTGCTACGTCACGATGTGCAAAGTGCGATTAATATTGTGGGTTTTGACCCTTATTTGGGCTATCTTCACGTGCAACGCTATGGCCGCGTGGGTTTGGCTTTTGATTTGATGGAGGAGTTTCGCCCATTGGTGGCGGATAATATGATTTTTAATGCGATTAACCGCCGCATTATTACTATTAATGATTTTACGGTGGAACCGATTAGTAATGTGGTGCGGTTGTCGGTGGAGGGACGGAAAGAGTTTCTGAAAGCCTATGAGAAGAAAAAGCAGTCTGAGTTTAAGCATCCAGTTTTGGGGAAGAAGTGTACTTATCAAGAAGCTTTTGAAATTCAGGCGCGATTGTTGGCGAAATATTTGATGGGCGAAATCGATCAATATCCACCTTTAGTTTTGAGGTAG
- a CDS encoding M48 family metallopeptidase, which translates to MTDKRFIRINPEIYQHPFDRKALASLEKMPGLSFLMKKVNEYGIERILRMQTLGSEFKVTPRNFPKLYNPFIETCQILDVNPLPELYLSPGRGQIGTYAFGVEKPTIGVNLEAMEWLTNEELCFLLGHELIRIKGKYMTYQQMVYVLPAIKGLIASTTFGLGAIASNGLELALLNWVVMSKFTADRSGLLACQDMEVAITTLMKVAGIPEEYLTDDTINDFEDQAREFMATNLDSIDQITKVFSFMEFRLSWSVMRMAELFKWVDSGEYQSLLDTGKLPQKTEDTDPEPNPSDWDFISKL; encoded by the coding sequence ATGACCGACAAACGCTTCATCAGAATCAATCCCGAAATCTATCAACATCCCTTCGACCGTAAGGCCCTAGCATCCCTCGAAAAAATGCCAGGACTATCATTTTTGATGAAAAAAGTCAACGAATATGGCATAGAACGCATCCTCAGAATGCAAACCTTGGGTAGTGAATTTAAAGTCACGCCCAGAAACTTTCCTAAACTCTACAATCCCTTTATTGAAACCTGCCAAATCTTAGACGTTAACCCCTTACCAGAACTCTATCTTTCCCCCGGCAGAGGACAGATTGGTACCTATGCCTTCGGCGTAGAAAAACCGACAATTGGTGTCAACTTAGAAGCAATGGAATGGTTGACAAATGAAGAACTATGCTTTCTCCTTGGACACGAACTCATTCGCATCAAAGGCAAATATATGACCTATCAACAAATGGTCTATGTCCTGCCCGCTATTAAAGGACTGATTGCTAGTACAACCTTCGGACTAGGTGCAATTGCCTCAAATGGATTAGAACTTGCCCTCCTCAATTGGGTAGTCATGTCTAAATTTACCGCCGATCGTTCCGGTTTATTAGCTTGTCAAGATATGGAAGTAGCAATTACAACTCTAATGAAAGTAGCAGGAATACCAGAAGAATATTTAACAGATGATACTATCAACGATTTTGAAGATCAAGCCCGTGAATTTATGGCTACTAACCTTGATAGTATAGATCAAATTACTAAAGTATTTAGCTTCATGGAATTTCGTCTTTCCTGGTCAGTAATGCGAATGGCAGAACTATTTAAATGGGTTGATTCAGGAGAATATCAATCTTTACTCGATACGGGTAAATTACCACAAAAAACCGAAGATACAGATCCAGAACCCAACCCTTCAGATTGGGATTTTATCTCAAAATTATAA
- a CDS encoding CRISPR-associated endonuclease Cas2: MRSRLAKIIKPEEDSILFIPLCACCRGKIERIGGIAPADRSIFFA; encoded by the coding sequence ATGCGATCGCGCCTTGCTAAAATCATCAAGCCGGAAGAGGATAGTATTCTGTTCATTCCTCTGTGTGCTTGCTGTCGGGGTAAGATTGAGCGCATTGGCGGGATTGCACCAGCGGACAGGAGTATATTTTTTGCCTAG